In Sodalis ligni, a single genomic region encodes these proteins:
- the pqqD gene encoding pyrroloquinoline quinone biosynthesis peptide chaperone PqqD yields the protein MEPTLSQTPVFRRGFRLQWEETQQSHVILYPEGMAKLNDSAAAILQLVDGKRTLGDIIADLCARFPEAQGLGDDVSEFFGQAYRQKWIIFRE from the coding sequence ATGGAGCCGACGCTATCGCAGACGCCGGTGTTCCGGCGCGGTTTTCGCCTGCAGTGGGAAGAGACGCAGCAAAGCCATGTGATCCTCTACCCGGAAGGCATGGCGAAGCTCAATGACAGCGCCGCCGCCATTTTGCAACTGGTGGACGGCAAGCGCACCCTTGGCGATATTATCGCCGATCTCTGTGCCCGGTTTCCCGAGGCGCAGGGGCTTGGCGATGACGTCAGCGAATTTTTCGGCCAGGCCTACCGGCAAAAATGGATTATCTTTCGTGAATGA
- the pqqB gene encoding pyrroloquinoline quinone biosynthesis protein PqqB encodes MQIKVLGSAAGGGFPQWNCNCGNCRGVRAGTIKASRRTQSSIAVSDNGTEWVLCNVSPDICHQILATPELSPPPGVLRGTGIGAIILTDSQIDHSAGLLNLREGCPHQVWCTAEVHQDLTSGFPVFNILSHWNGGLEHHLIVPGRPFSVAVSRTLQFTPIPLLSNAPPYSAYRDRPLPGHNIALFIEDGRSGKTLLYAPGLGDPDDVLMPWLRKADCLLIDGTLWRDNELALTGVGRHTGKDMGHLALGEEQGLAALLASLPAQRKILIHINNTNPILDEDSAERQSLTRQGIEVSRDGMLIEV; translated from the coding sequence ATGCAGATAAAAGTGTTAGGCTCCGCCGCGGGCGGAGGATTTCCCCAATGGAACTGCAATTGTGGAAACTGCCGGGGCGTACGCGCCGGCACGATAAAAGCCTCCCGGCGGACGCAATCTTCCATTGCCGTAAGCGATAACGGCACGGAATGGGTGCTATGCAATGTATCCCCCGATATTTGCCATCAAATCCTGGCGACCCCGGAATTGTCGCCTCCGCCCGGCGTGCTGCGCGGTACCGGCATCGGCGCCATTATCCTTACCGACAGCCAGATCGATCATAGCGCGGGCTTGCTCAATTTGCGGGAAGGCTGCCCGCACCAGGTATGGTGCACCGCCGAGGTCCATCAGGATCTCACCTCCGGTTTTCCGGTGTTCAATATTCTTTCGCACTGGAACGGCGGGCTTGAGCATCACCTTATAGTGCCCGGGCGGCCGTTCAGCGTCGCTGTGAGCCGGACGCTGCAATTTACGCCTATTCCGCTGCTGAGCAATGCTCCGCCTTATTCCGCGTACCGCGACCGTCCGCTGCCGGGCCATAACATCGCGCTGTTTATTGAAGACGGCCGCAGCGGCAAAACCCTGCTTTACGCGCCCGGCCTGGGCGACCCGGACGACGTGTTGATGCCGTGGCTGCGCAAGGCGGACTGTCTGCTGATTGACGGCACGCTGTGGCGTGATAACGAACTCGCCCTCACCGGCGTGGGCCGGCATACCGGCAAAGACATGGGGCATCTGGCGCTGGGGGAAGAGCAGGGGCTGGCGGCGCTGCTGGCCTCGCTGCCCGCTCAGCGCAAGATTCTGATTCACATCAATAATACCAATCCCATCCTCGATGAAGACTCCGCTGAACGGCAAAGTCTGACGCGGCAAGGCATCGAAGTGAGCCGGGATGGGATGCTGATTGAGGTATAG
- the pqqC gene encoding pyrroloquinoline-quinone synthase PqqC yields MTQTQPLSPRAFEQALRDKGAYYHIHHPYHIAMHNGQATREQIQGWVANRFYYQTSIPLKDAAIMANCPHPDVRRKWVQRILDHDGHGGGGDGGIEAWLRLGEAVGLKREALLSDDMVLPGVRFAGDPYFNSARRANWQEAACSSLTELFAPQIHQARLDTWPGHYQWIEAEGYDYFRSRLSQANRDVEHGLQLALEYCDSVEKQQRMLEILQFKLDILWSMLDAMSMAYELKRPPYHTVTTGSAWHKTRLV; encoded by the coding sequence ATGACACAGACGCAACCGCTGTCTCCCCGGGCCTTTGAACAGGCGCTGCGGGACAAAGGCGCCTACTACCATATCCACCATCCCTACCATATCGCCATGCATAACGGCCAGGCGACCCGTGAACAGATCCAGGGCTGGGTGGCGAACCGCTTTTATTATCAGACCAGCATCCCGCTGAAGGACGCAGCCATCATGGCGAACTGTCCGCATCCGGACGTGCGCCGCAAATGGGTGCAACGCATCCTGGACCATGACGGCCACGGCGGCGGCGGCGACGGCGGCATCGAGGCCTGGCTGCGCCTCGGCGAGGCCGTCGGCCTAAAGCGCGAAGCGCTGCTGTCCGATGACATGGTGCTGCCGGGCGTGCGCTTTGCGGGGGACCCTTATTTCAACTCCGCCCGCCGCGCCAACTGGCAGGAGGCCGCGTGCAGCTCCCTCACCGAGCTGTTTGCGCCGCAGATCCACCAGGCGCGCCTCGATACCTGGCCCGGCCACTATCAGTGGATCGAAGCGGAAGGCTATGACTACTTCCGCAGCCGGCTGAGCCAGGCGAACCGCGACGTGGAGCATGGGCTGCAGCTGGCGCTGGAGTATTGCGACAGCGTGGAGAAACAGCAGCGCATGCTGGAAATCCTGCAGTTCAAACTGGACATTCTCTGGAGCATGCTGGATGCCATGAGCATGGCGTATGAACTGAAACGTCCCCCTTACCATACCGTCACCACCGGGTCGGCCTGGCACAAAACGAGGCTGGTATGA
- a CDS encoding CidB/LrgB family autolysis modulator encodes MLHDIWWSLPLTLVVFFLVRRLAARLNNPLFNPLLISMIILIVLLILAKIPYTRYFNGSELLNSLLQPAVVALAYPLYEQLHQIRRRWKSLISICFLGSLVAMISGTWIALRLGATPAVAASIMPKSVTTPIAMAVGNSIGGIPAISAVCVIFVGILGAVFGHILLNAMHIHTKASRGLAMGSASHALGTARCAELDYEEGAFSSLALVICGIITSLVAPFLFPLLIAMH; translated from the coding sequence ATGCTTCATGATATCTGGTGGTCGCTACCGCTGACGCTGGTAGTGTTTTTCCTGGTTCGCCGGCTGGCGGCACGGCTGAATAATCCGTTATTCAACCCGTTGCTGATTTCGATGATCATACTGATAGTTTTATTAATACTGGCAAAAATACCCTACACCCGTTATTTCAATGGCAGCGAGCTGCTCAACAGCCTGCTTCAGCCCGCCGTCGTGGCGCTGGCCTATCCGCTGTATGAGCAGTTGCACCAGATCAGGCGGCGGTGGAAGTCACTTATCAGCATCTGCTTCCTCGGCAGTCTGGTGGCGATGATCTCCGGCACATGGATTGCGCTGCGGCTGGGCGCCACACCCGCCGTTGCCGCGTCCATCATGCCCAAATCCGTCACTACGCCCATCGCAATGGCGGTGGGCAACAGTATCGGCGGTATTCCCGCCATCAGCGCGGTTTGCGTGATCTTTGTCGGGATACTGGGAGCGGTATTCGGACATATTCTCCTGAACGCGATGCATATCCATACCAAAGCATCGCGCGGCCTGGCGATGGGCTCGGCCTCCCACGCGCTGGGTACCGCCCGCTGCGCCGAACTGGATTATGAAGAAGGGGCGTTCAGTTCGCTCGCGCTGGTCATTTGCGGGATCATTACCTCGCTGGTGGCGCCCTTCCTGTTCCCGCTGCTGATTGCCATGCACTGA
- the pqqA gene encoding pyrroloquinoline quinone precursor peptide PqqA: protein MWTKPTFVDLRLGLEVTLYISNR from the coding sequence GTGTGGACAAAACCGACGTTCGTAGACCTGCGTCTGGGTCTGGAAGTGACTCTGTACATTTCCAACCGTTAA
- a CDS encoding CidA/LrgA family protein: protein MSLFITRFSQLLRAFLLIYACLYAGVAIAAVLPVTLPGSIIGMLILFMLLSLQIIPSQWVKPGCHLLIRHMSLLFVPIGVGVMQYFDLLRAQFAPVVVSCSASTLIVLITVSWCSHAIHREKASLVKADGKKGINHAS from the coding sequence ATGTCTCTATTCATCACCCGTTTTTCTCAGCTGCTCCGTGCGTTTTTACTGATTTATGCTTGTTTATATGCCGGAGTCGCTATTGCCGCCGTATTACCCGTCACGCTGCCGGGCAGCATTATCGGCATGCTTATCCTGTTTATGCTCTTGTCGTTACAAATCATCCCAAGCCAATGGGTAAAACCAGGATGCCATCTGTTGATCCGCCATATGTCGCTGCTGTTTGTGCCCATTGGTGTCGGCGTCATGCAGTATTTTGATTTATTACGGGCGCAATTCGCCCCGGTGGTCGTTTCCTGTTCCGCCAGCACCCTGATTGTACTTATTACGGTGAGTTGGTGTTCGCACGCCATACACCGGGAAAAAGCATCGCTGGTCAAAGCCGATGGCAAGAAAGGAATAAACCATGCTTCATGA
- a CDS encoding ABC transporter permease produces the protein MRNILSDRQLNFLAAANVLVLAAGVAFAGANFITLYNFQSMSAQVPELGLLALGVMLAMISGNGGIDLSGIALANLAGVLSYLLVRHWVSADDAPLLFVWAFAAVALLVGLAGGMLNGFLIAYAGLTPIIATLGTQMFFTGIAVVLTNGSAISIGYIEPLDDFGNSPVLGLPLCFSLFLAVALLLGIVLRFCPFGLRLYLMGSNAKAARYAGIALKKMLFLTYTASGVLAGIAGIVIAARTSSVKWDYGSSYVLIAILIVVMAGVRPDGGYGRIVCVVLSATALQMLASLFNFLNISNFFRDCAWGLLLLLFLAVSRVDIRSWLASRT, from the coding sequence ATGCGTAACATTCTGTCGGACCGTCAGCTCAATTTTCTGGCCGCGGCCAACGTGCTGGTGTTAGCGGCCGGCGTGGCGTTTGCCGGCGCCAACTTTATCACCCTGTACAACTTTCAATCCATGTCGGCGCAGGTGCCCGAACTGGGGTTGCTGGCCCTGGGCGTCATGCTGGCGATGATTTCGGGCAATGGCGGCATCGACCTGTCCGGCATCGCCCTGGCCAATCTGGCCGGCGTCCTGTCCTATCTGCTGGTGCGCCACTGGGTGTCGGCTGATGACGCCCCGCTGCTGTTCGTTTGGGCCTTCGCGGCCGTCGCCCTGCTGGTGGGGCTGGCGGGGGGCATGCTTAACGGCTTCCTGATAGCCTATGCCGGCCTGACGCCCATTATCGCCACCCTGGGCACGCAGATGTTCTTCACCGGCATCGCGGTGGTGCTGACCAACGGGTCGGCCATCAGCATCGGCTATATCGAACCGCTGGACGATTTCGGCAATTCGCCGGTGCTGGGCCTGCCGCTGTGCTTTTCGCTGTTTCTGGCGGTGGCGCTGCTGCTGGGCATCGTATTGCGTTTTTGCCCCTTCGGCCTGCGGCTCTATCTGATGGGCAGCAATGCCAAGGCCGCGCGGTACGCCGGCATCGCGCTGAAAAAGATGCTGTTTCTCACCTACACCGCCAGCGGCGTTCTGGCCGGTATCGCCGGCATCGTCATCGCCGCCCGCACCTCCAGCGTGAAGTGGGACTATGGCAGCTCCTATGTACTTATCGCCATCCTGATTGTGGTGATGGCCGGCGTGCGGCCGGACGGGGGCTACGGGCGCATCGTCTGCGTCGTGCTGTCGGCCACCGCGCTGCAGATGCTGGCCAGCCTGTTCAATTTCCTGAATATTTCCAACTTTTTCCGCGACTGCGCCTGGGGCCTGCTGCTGCTGCTGTTCCTGGCGGTGTCGCGCGTCGATATCCGGTCTTGGCTTGCGTCACGAACGTGA
- a CDS encoding sugar ABC transporter ATP-binding protein, with protein sequence MPVTVQADTTPAGNPAQTMPFLEVRDLQKHFGGVKALKGISFVIERGRVYHLMGENGCGKSTLIKIISGAQPSDGGELLINGRRVDKLTPVGALAAGIETVYQDLSLLPNLSVAENVALTRQLVAAGGSLARRLDLRMLKDTAVRALAKVNLPADAAFLDTPVEELPIATRQLIAIARAIASDAGLVIMDEPTTALTRREVDNLIAVVGKLQAQGVSVLFVTHKLDECKAIGGRAIIMRDGLKVTECDVAGQSKQQLAFWMTGKQLDDTRYRAAFDGGEALLGVDGLGRRGGYRDVSFQLARGEILGITGLLDSGRNELALSLAGILPADSGRIALDGAAITLGSPAQAIGAGIGYVPEDRLSEGLFLEKSIKENIIVAMLDRLRGSFGLLDGKRNHAAAQRTIDDLQIVTPDSDNPVMSLSGGNQQRVLIGRWLTIEPRLLILHGPTAGVDVGSKDTIYRIIQRLAGDGMGVIIISDDLPELLQNCDRILVMRRGAVAATFAADNLEEGALYRAMAAEERPETQQ encoded by the coding sequence ATGCCCGTGACCGTTCAAGCCGATACCACGCCCGCCGGCAACCCGGCGCAGACCATGCCTTTTCTCGAGGTGCGCGATCTGCAAAAACACTTTGGCGGCGTCAAGGCGCTTAAAGGCATCAGTTTTGTTATCGAACGCGGCCGCGTCTATCACCTGATGGGGGAAAACGGCTGCGGCAAAAGCACGCTGATAAAAATCATTTCCGGGGCGCAGCCGTCCGACGGCGGCGAATTGCTGATCAACGGCCGGCGGGTGGACAAGCTGACGCCGGTGGGCGCGCTGGCCGCCGGCATTGAGACCGTCTATCAGGATTTGTCGCTGCTGCCCAATCTCAGCGTGGCCGAAAACGTCGCGCTGACCCGCCAACTGGTGGCCGCCGGCGGCAGTCTGGCGCGGCGCCTGGACCTGCGCATGCTCAAGGACACCGCGGTGCGCGCGCTGGCCAAGGTCAACCTGCCCGCCGATGCGGCGTTTCTCGACACGCCGGTGGAAGAACTGCCGATAGCCACCCGCCAATTGATTGCCATTGCCCGGGCCATTGCGTCGGACGCCGGCCTGGTCATCATGGACGAGCCCACCACCGCCCTCACCCGGCGCGAGGTGGACAACCTGATTGCGGTGGTGGGCAAACTGCAGGCGCAGGGTGTATCGGTGCTGTTCGTCACGCACAAGCTCGACGAGTGCAAGGCTATCGGGGGCCGGGCCATCATCATGCGCGATGGCCTGAAGGTCACCGAATGCGATGTGGCCGGACAGTCAAAGCAGCAGCTCGCCTTCTGGATGACCGGCAAGCAGCTGGATGACACCCGGTACCGCGCCGCCTTTGACGGCGGCGAGGCGCTGCTGGGCGTCGACGGCCTCGGCCGGCGCGGCGGCTACCGGGACGTGTCCTTCCAGCTGGCGCGCGGTGAAATCCTCGGCATCACCGGGCTGCTGGATTCCGGCCGCAATGAACTGGCCCTGTCCCTGGCGGGCATTTTACCGGCGGACAGCGGCCGGATAGCGCTGGACGGCGCCGCCATCACCCTCGGCAGCCCGGCGCAGGCCATCGGCGCCGGCATCGGTTATGTGCCGGAGGACCGGCTGTCCGAGGGGCTGTTCCTGGAGAAATCGATTAAGGAGAATATCATCGTGGCGATGCTCGACCGCCTGCGCGGCTCGTTCGGCCTGCTGGACGGCAAACGCAATCACGCCGCCGCCCAGCGGACCATCGATGACCTGCAGATTGTCACCCCCGACAGCGACAACCCCGTCATGTCGCTCTCCGGCGGCAATCAGCAGCGCGTGCTCATTGGCCGCTGGCTGACCATCGAGCCGCGGCTGCTGATTTTGCACGGGCCCACGGCGGGGGTGGATGTGGGCTCGAAGGACACCATTTATCGCATCATCCAGCGGCTCGCCGGCGACGGCATGGGCGTTATCATCATCAGCGACGACCTGCCGGAACTGCTGCAAAACTGCGACCGCATCCTGGTGATGCGCCGGGGGGCCGTGGCGGCGACGTTCGCGGCGGATAACCTTGAGGAAGGGGCGCTGTACCGCGCCATGGCGGCGGAAGAGCGCCCGGAGACGCAACAATGA
- a CDS encoding helix-turn-helix domain-containing protein — translation MIQLVAVPDRLTLPRSVFFRTCFLPKGVLISQHQHPFVEFLYAREGGMRVEIEGKALIVPGFHGIWIPANVPHRLLTTSDVLLESLYIEQDSVTINHNNCRVVVISSFVREFIHHATEHVPEQYDSAGDDGMLVNVLSAQIQKLPDAGFSLAWPVSQTLMRVCREIQEKPDEEHSIDKWAANTGMSVRTFSRRFKKETGVAFGEWKKRMRLLESVIMLKNNRSVTQVALDLGYSGSASFSYAFRQMFGVPPTRY, via the coding sequence ATGATTCAGCTGGTCGCGGTGCCTGACCGACTGACTCTGCCCCGTTCCGTTTTTTTCCGCACCTGCTTTTTGCCAAAAGGCGTGCTCATCAGCCAGCATCAGCACCCGTTTGTCGAGTTTCTCTACGCCCGCGAAGGCGGGATGCGCGTAGAGATCGAAGGAAAGGCGCTTATTGTGCCGGGCTTCCACGGCATCTGGATCCCGGCGAATGTACCCCATCGTCTTCTGACCACCAGCGATGTGCTGCTGGAAAGCCTCTATATCGAACAGGATTCCGTAACGATCAATCACAATAACTGCCGGGTGGTGGTGATCAGCAGCTTCGTCAGGGAATTCATCCATCATGCGACGGAACATGTGCCAGAACAGTACGACAGCGCCGGGGATGACGGCATGCTGGTCAATGTGCTGAGCGCACAGATCCAGAAACTGCCGGATGCCGGTTTTTCACTAGCGTGGCCGGTCTCCCAGACATTGATGCGTGTGTGCCGGGAAATCCAGGAAAAGCCGGATGAGGAGCACAGTATTGATAAGTGGGCGGCCAACACCGGCATGTCGGTACGGACCTTTTCGCGCCGTTTCAAGAAAGAAACCGGCGTCGCCTTCGGCGAATGGAAGAAACGGATGCGGCTTCTGGAGTCCGTGATCATGCTGAAAAATAATCGCAGCGTAACCCAAGTGGCTCTGGACCTCGGCTACTCCGGCAGCGCCTCTTTCTCCTATGCTTTCCGGCAGATGTTTGGCGTACCGCCGACCCGCTATTAG
- the cfa gene encoding cyclopropane fatty acyl phospholipid synthase — protein sequence MNDISVVNSRGNKNEWRRIADSMLNQAGISINGSEPWDIQVNNSLFFKRVLQQGSVGLGESYMDGWWECRRLDIFFQRLLSARLDKKMPSRVHDILRIAIARLTNLQSRKRAWIVGKEHYDLGNDLFCLMLDPYMQYSCGYWKRADNLYDAQRDKLDMICNKLRLRPGMTLLDIGCGWGGLAAYAAQNFGVTVHGVTISAEQQAFAAKHYGGLDIRILLQDYRDIRQQYDRIVSVGMFEHVGPKNYDAYFKVVDRCLKSDGIFLLHTIGANQTTHNVDPWINKYIFPNGCLPSIKQIANASEKRFVMEDWHNFGSDYDKTLMAWHEHFLAEWPQLKVNYSERFKRMFIYYLNACAGAFRARDIQLWQVVFTRGLQPGLRVPH from the coding sequence ATGAATGATATAAGCGTGGTCAATAGCCGCGGTAATAAAAACGAATGGCGTCGTATTGCGGACAGTATGCTTAACCAGGCCGGCATTAGTATCAATGGCTCAGAGCCCTGGGATATTCAGGTCAACAATTCGCTGTTTTTCAAACGGGTATTACAACAGGGATCCGTCGGGCTGGGCGAAAGCTATATGGACGGCTGGTGGGAGTGCCGCAGGCTGGATATATTCTTTCAACGACTATTAAGCGCCCGTCTCGATAAAAAAATGCCGTCTCGCGTTCATGATATCCTACGCATTGCCATTGCCCGGCTAACCAACCTCCAGTCAAGGAAACGCGCCTGGATCGTGGGAAAAGAGCACTATGATCTGGGCAATGACCTGTTCTGCCTGATGCTTGACCCCTACATGCAGTATTCCTGCGGGTACTGGAAGCGGGCCGACAACCTGTATGATGCTCAGCGGGATAAACTGGATATGATCTGTAACAAGCTCCGGCTCCGGCCGGGTATGACGCTGCTGGACATCGGCTGCGGCTGGGGCGGACTGGCGGCCTACGCGGCGCAAAACTTCGGCGTCACCGTTCATGGCGTAACCATCTCCGCCGAGCAGCAAGCTTTTGCGGCCAAGCATTACGGCGGACTGGACATCCGGATTCTATTGCAGGACTACCGTGATATACGGCAGCAATATGACCGCATCGTGTCCGTGGGCATGTTTGAACACGTCGGCCCGAAAAATTACGACGCTTATTTCAAGGTTGTCGACCGCTGCCTGAAATCGGACGGTATTTTTCTTCTGCATACTATCGGCGCCAATCAAACAACCCATAATGTTGATCCTTGGATTAATAAATATATCTTCCCTAATGGGTGCCTTCCCTCGATAAAACAAATTGCCAACGCCAGTGAAAAACGCTTTGTCATGGAAGACTGGCATAACTTCGGTTCAGATTACGATAAAACATTAATGGCTTGGCATGAGCATTTCCTGGCGGAATGGCCTCAGTTGAAGGTGAATTATTCCGAACGATTCAAAAGAATGTTTATCTATTATCTTAATGCCTGCGCAGGGGCATTTCGGGCCAGGGATATTCAATTATGGCAAGTGGTCTTTACCCGTGGTCTCCAGCCAGGGCTAAGGGTCCCGCATTAA
- the fumA gene encoding class I fumarate hydratase FumA, with the protein MSNKPFHYQNPFPSSHEDTEYYLLSRDHVSITEFEGVEMLKVAPEALTLLAQQAFHDAAFMLRPAHQQQVASILDDPQASENDKYVALQFLRNSEIAAKGVLPTCQDTGTAIIMGKKGQRVWTGGGDEARLAQGVYNTYIQDNLRYSQNSALDMYTEVNTGTNLPAQIDLYSVDGDEYKFLCIAKGGGSANKTYLYQETKALLSPGKLKTYLVEKMRTLGTAACPPYHIAFVIGGTSAESTLKTVKLASAHYYDGLPTEGNEHGQAFRDVQLEQELLAEAQNLGLGAQFGGKYFAHDIRVVRLPRHGASCPVGMGVSCSADRNIKAKINRDGIWIEKLEHNPGRYIPQSLRQQGEGDAVKVDLNRPMKDILAQLSQYPVSTRLSLSGTIIVARDIAHAKLKERIDNGEDLPQYIKDHPVYYAGPAKTPTGYASGSLGPTTAGRMDSYVDLLQSRGGSMIMLAKGNRSRQVTDACHKHGGFYLGSIGGPAAVLAQQSIKSLDCIEYPELGMEAIWKIEVENFPAFILVDDKGNDFFEQIQRNACADCLK; encoded by the coding sequence ATGTCGAATAAACCGTTCCATTACCAAAACCCTTTTCCCTCTTCCCACGAGGACACCGAATACTATCTGTTAAGCCGGGACCATGTTTCCATCACTGAGTTTGAGGGGGTGGAAATGCTGAAGGTTGCCCCCGAAGCCCTTACGCTGCTGGCGCAACAGGCGTTCCACGATGCCGCGTTTATGTTGCGTCCTGCCCATCAGCAGCAAGTGGCGTCCATTCTTGATGACCCGCAGGCGAGCGAAAACGACAAATACGTTGCGCTGCAATTTCTGAGAAATTCTGAAATCGCCGCGAAAGGCGTGCTGCCCACCTGCCAGGACACCGGCACCGCGATTATCATGGGTAAAAAGGGCCAGCGCGTGTGGACCGGCGGCGGCGATGAGGCCCGCCTGGCGCAGGGTGTCTATAACACTTACATCCAAGATAACCTGCGCTACTCACAAAACAGCGCGCTGGATATGTATACAGAAGTGAACACCGGCACCAACCTGCCGGCGCAAATTGACCTCTACAGCGTGGATGGCGACGAATATAAGTTCCTGTGCATCGCCAAAGGCGGCGGCTCGGCGAACAAAACCTATCTCTACCAGGAAACCAAGGCGCTGCTAAGCCCCGGGAAGCTGAAAACCTATCTGGTGGAAAAAATGCGCACGCTGGGAACCGCCGCCTGCCCGCCATATCATATCGCGTTTGTGATTGGGGGCACTTCAGCGGAGAGCACGCTGAAAACCGTCAAACTGGCATCCGCCCATTATTATGACGGTCTGCCAACCGAAGGCAATGAACACGGACAGGCCTTCCGCGACGTGCAGTTGGAGCAGGAATTGCTGGCGGAAGCGCAGAACCTGGGGCTGGGCGCACAGTTCGGCGGCAAATACTTTGCCCATGATATCCGCGTGGTCCGCCTGCCGCGCCACGGCGCCTCCTGCCCCGTGGGCATGGGCGTGTCCTGCTCCGCCGACCGCAATATCAAAGCCAAAATCAACCGTGACGGGATCTGGATTGAAAAACTCGAACACAATCCGGGCCGCTACATTCCGCAGTCCCTGCGCCAGCAGGGTGAAGGCGACGCGGTGAAGGTGGACCTGAACCGCCCCATGAAAGACATTCTCGCCCAGCTTTCCCAATACCCGGTATCCACCCGCCTTTCACTAAGCGGTACCATTATTGTGGCGCGGGATATTGCCCACGCCAAGCTCAAGGAGCGTATCGATAACGGCGAGGACCTGCCGCAGTACATCAAGGATCATCCGGTGTATTACGCCGGCCCGGCCAAAACCCCGACCGGATATGCTTCCGGTTCGTTGGGGCCGACCACCGCCGGGCGGATGGATTCCTATGTGGATTTGCTGCAATCACGGGGCGGAAGCATGATCATGCTGGCCAAAGGCAACCGCAGCCGGCAGGTGACGGACGCCTGCCATAAACACGGCGGCTTCTACCTGGGCAGCATCGGCGGCCCGGCGGCCGTGCTGGCCCAGCAGAGCATCAAGAGCCTGGATTGTATTGAGTATCCGGAGCTGGGAATGGAAGCCATCTGGAAAATTGAAGTGGAAAATTTCCCGGCATTCATTCTGGTTGATGACAAAGGCAACGATTTCTTCGAGCAAATTCAGCGCAATGCCTGTGCGGATTGCCTAAAGTAA
- a CDS encoding autoinducer 2 ABC transporter substrate-binding protein: MRHERDAFYRRRRLIGAGGELLPYVQHNHNEETLMPMIRKLTALAVALGALCAAPPLLAKDAPSIVTVVKITGENWFTRMNEGVVAYGRDNPGVTTSEIGPAKADAAQQGRLIEDLVARNVSAIAVVPMDPSAIEGVLKRAMDRGIKVVTHEGDSLKNTLVDIEAFDNTAFGAHFNEQLAQCMGKSGKWTSFVGSLGSLTHVQWADGGAENAKKYPQMQLVSPKNESFNDANRAYEKAREILRKYPDIKGFQGGSAIDVIGIGRAVEEAGLSGKVCVIGLGLPKDTSKYLESGTVQSISFWDPKDAGYIMNKVAQMLLEGKQVTDGMDLGVPGYNKVSVKKGPGKGIIVTGQAWVDVNKSNYRQYPF, encoded by the coding sequence TTGCGTCACGAACGTGACGCGTTTTATCGCCGCCGGCGTCTTATCGGCGCCGGCGGCGAACTCTTACCCTACGTGCAACACAACCATAATGAGGAAACGTTGATGCCAATGATACGTAAACTTACCGCCCTCGCCGTTGCGCTGGGCGCCCTGTGCGCGGCGCCGCCCCTGCTCGCGAAAGACGCGCCGTCCATCGTGACGGTGGTAAAGATAACCGGCGAGAACTGGTTCACCCGCATGAATGAAGGCGTCGTTGCCTACGGCCGGGACAATCCCGGCGTCACCACCAGCGAGATCGGCCCGGCCAAGGCCGATGCCGCCCAGCAGGGACGCCTGATAGAGGATCTGGTGGCCAGGAACGTCAGCGCCATCGCCGTGGTGCCGATGGACCCCTCGGCCATTGAAGGCGTGCTCAAACGCGCCATGGATCGCGGCATCAAGGTCGTTACCCATGAGGGGGACAGCCTGAAAAACACGCTGGTGGATATCGAGGCGTTCGATAATACCGCTTTCGGCGCCCACTTCAACGAACAGCTGGCGCAATGCATGGGCAAAAGCGGGAAATGGACGTCGTTCGTCGGTTCCCTCGGCAGCCTGACCCACGTGCAGTGGGCCGACGGCGGCGCCGAAAACGCCAAGAAGTACCCGCAGATGCAGCTGGTGTCCCCCAAGAATGAATCCTTCAACGACGCCAACAGAGCTTACGAAAAAGCGCGCGAAATCCTGCGTAAATACCCGGATATCAAGGGTTTCCAGGGCGGTTCCGCTATTGATGTCATCGGCATCGGCCGCGCCGTGGAAGAAGCCGGCCTCTCCGGCAAGGTGTGCGTCATCGGGCTCGGCCTGCCGAAGGACACCAGCAAGTATCTGGAATCCGGCACCGTGCAGAGCATCTCCTTCTGGGATCCCAAGGACGCCGGCTACATCATGAACAAGGTGGCGCAGATGCTGCTGGAGGGCAAGCAGGTTACCGACGGCATGGACCTGGGCGTACCCGGCTATAACAAGGTGTCGGTGAAAAAAGGTCCCGGCAAGGGCATCATCGTCACCGGTCAGGCCTGGGTTGACGTCAACAAGTCCAACTACCGGCAATACCCGTTCTGA